One Eleginops maclovinus isolate JMC-PN-2008 ecotype Puerto Natales chromosome 22, JC_Emac_rtc_rv5, whole genome shotgun sequence DNA segment encodes these proteins:
- the mzt1 gene encoding mitotic-spindle organizing protein 1 has protein sequence MASAANANLNAVRETMDVLLEISRLLNTGLDMESLSICVRLCEQGINPEALSAVIKELRKASETLKASENSTN, from the exons ATGGCAAGTGCAGCAAATGCAAACTTAAATGCTGTCCGGGAGACAATGGACg TGCTACTGGAGATCTCCAGGTTGCTGAACACAGGTTTGGACATGGAGTCTTTGTCCATATGTGTGAGACTGTGTGAGCAAGGCATCAACCCAGAAGCTCTGTCTGCAGTCATCAAAGAACTACGTAAAGCTTCTGAAACCCTCAAG gCTTCTGAAAACTCCACTAACTGA